The Roseomonas haemaphysalidis genome segment GCGCCGCCGGCAGCGCGTCGCCCAGCCGGTGCGTGCAGAAGATGGTGCCCGATGCTGTGCGGTTGAGAAAGCGCACCAGGGCGGCGAATTCCTCCGTGCTCGGCGTGTGGCCGCGCAGCGCGGTGCCGTCGGCGCTCCACAGCCCGATGCCGTCGCAGGGGATCACCTCGGCCAGGGTGTCCAGGAACTCCGCCAGTCCGCGCGTGCCGGGGCGCATGGCGCCGAGCGCCGCCATCAGGCGGTTGTGCACCTTGGTGGCCTCGGCCGCGCGTGCCAGCTCGGCTTCGCGCTCGCGGCTTTCCAGCTGCAGCGAAAACACCTGGCCGAACAGCTCGCAGGCGGTGCGGCGCTCGAAGCTGACGCGCAGCTTTTCCGTGTGGTGGCAGGCGATCAGCCCCCACAGCTTGCCCTTGCGCATCACCGACACGGACATGGAGGCCGCGACGCCCATGTTCTTGAGGTACTCGATGTGCATGGGCGACACGCTGCGCAGCACGCTGAGCGACAGGTCCAGCGGCTGGTCGCCAGTGTTGGGCGCCGACAGCACGGGCACCGGCACGGCTTCCACGTCGGCGATCAGCCGCAGCCAGTTGCGCTCGTACAGCAGCCGCGCCTGCTTCGGGATGTCGGAGGCCGGGAAATGCAGCCCCATGAAGGAGTCCAGGAAGCTGGCCACCGACTCGGCCACCACCTCGCCGGTGCCGTCCGCATGGAAGCGGTACAGCATGACCCGGGAAAAGCCGGTCAGCGCGCGCACCTGGCGCACCGCCTCGCGGCACAGGGCGTCCGCATCCTCGGCCTGCTGCAGCCGCGCCATCATGCCGCGCAGCGTGCTGCCGGAATCCAGCCCGTCGTCCAGCTCGGACGGCTCGCCCTCGATGACGATCAGGTCGTCCGAGATATGGATGGCGAGGTCGTAGGGCACGCCGTCGGGCTGCAGCGACAGGCGGAACAGCCGCTCCAGCGCCGAGGGGCCGCGCAGCATGTGCAGCCGGCCGCCGATCTCGTGCATCGTGTCGTGGCTGAACAATTCGGGCAGGGAGGCGCCGATCACCTCCTCCACCGGGCGGCCGAGATGCGCGAGCACGTTGGCGGATGCGCGGCGGATGCGCCAGTCATGCGTCATGGCCAGCAGAAAGCCGATGGACTGGACGGCGCCGAGCTGGTGGATCGGCTCGCGGTCGCAATTGGTCAGGTCCACGGGCTGGCGCAACTCGTGGCCCGACGGCAGGAGGGTCAGTCCATCAGACATGGGCGGCGTCAATCCCCGGTTCCCGCGGTGGGCATGGCTCGGCGGACAGGGCCGCCTGAAAAGCGTCAAAGGCGGCCAGCGCGCCGGCGGCGGCATCCGGCCACAAGGCACGGTCGGCCAGCCGGCCTTCCAGCACGGCCAGGAAGTCCGGCCAGGACGCGCGATGCGCCAGATAGGCGCGCGGCAGCGCCCCGCCCACCTGGCGCGCCAGCATGCCGTTGCCGAAGCGCGAGCCTTCCAGCACGTAGGCGGCGCCCAGCAGCGCGGCGTCGCCGTCCGGCAGCGACACCGGCCCGGGCGGCGGGGGCGGCGCGTCCAGCCCGTCGAGGTCCGCCGCCAGCGCGGCGCGGCGGCTGCGCCCCGGCCAGTCGGGCAGCAGCGCGGCGATGCCGCCGGCTTCCAGCGCCTGCTCCACCGGCGCCAGCGCGCGGGCATGAGCGCGCAGAAAGCGGCGGTAGCCTTCGGGCGTGTCCAGGCTGTGGCTGCCCCCCAGCGCGTCCACGGCCGCATGGCGGGGCGCCGTGGCTTCGCGCAGATACCAGCGGATGCCGCGCTCGGCCGCTGCTGCGGGGGGCGGAGTGGGGTGCCGGGTGCCGACGTCGTGGGTCAATGGCCGTGGTTTCTCCATGCGGGGCGCGGGGCGCACCCGAAGGACATAGCG includes the following:
- a CDS encoding biliverdin-producing heme oxygenase, producing MTHDVGTRHPTPPPAAAAERGIRWYLREATAPRHAAVDALGGSHSLDTPEGYRRFLRAHARALAPVEQALEAGGIAALLPDWPGRSRRAALAADLDGLDAPPPPPGPVSLPDGDAALLGAAYVLEGSRFGNGMLARQVGGALPRAYLAHRASWPDFLAVLEGRLADRALWPDAAAGALAAFDAFQAALSAEPCPPREPGIDAAHV